One window of the Populus trichocarpa isolate Nisqually-1 chromosome 9, P.trichocarpa_v4.1, whole genome shotgun sequence genome contains the following:
- the LOC7468570 gene encoding pleckstrin homology domain-containing protein 1, translating to MESILRSLTGQDPNPDDYRNIEFWSDPERSGWLTKQGDYIKTWRRRWFVLKQGKLLWFKERSVTRGSIPRGVIPVGKCLTVKGAEDVLNKPYAFELSTSQETMYFIADSEKEKEEWINSIGRSIVQHSRSVTDSEIVDYDSTR from the coding sequence ATGGAGTCCATCTTGCGATCCTTAACGGGTCAAGACCCGAACCCGGATGATTACAGAAACATCGAGTTCTGGTCAGACCCGGAACGGTCCGGTTGGCTAACAAAGCAAGGAGACTACATAAAAACCTGGCGACGTCGCTGGTTCGTTCTCAAACAAGGGAAACTTCTCTGGTTCAAGGAGAGAAGCGTGACGCGAGGGTCAATTCCACGCGGGGTGATCCCAGTGGGCAAGTGCTTGACCGTGAAAGGTGCAGAAGATGTGCTTAACAAACCTTATGCTTTTGAGCTTTCGACGAGCCAAGAAACAATGTATTTTATAGCAGATTcggagaaagagaaagaggagtGGATCAATTCGATTGGGAGGTCAATTGTTCAACACTCACGGTCTGTTACTGATTCTGAGATTGTTGATTATGACAGCACTCGTTGA
- the LOC7468572 gene encoding anthranilate synthase alpha subunit 2, chloroplastic isoform X2: MIEMLQAFCLNQLSLDWMLPQFVVGAQPRMEIVAKENMVTIMDHYEGRRMEEIVEDPMEVPRKIMEGWEPQLIDELPEAFCGGWVGYFSYDTVRYVEKKKLPFSGAPPDDRNLPDVHLGLYDDVIVFDHVEKKACVIHWVQLDRFSSVKEAYEDGMNRLENILSRVHDIAPPRLPAGSIKLFTRLFGPKLENSSMTSEEYKDAVLQAKDHILAGDIFQIVLSQRFERRTFADPFEIYRALRVVNPSPYMTYLQARGCILVASSPEILTRVKKEKITNRPLAGTVRRGKTPKEDLMLEKELLNDEKQCAEHIMLVDLGRNDVGKVSKPGSVKVEKLMNIERYSHVMHISSTVTGELLDNLTRWDVLRAALPVGTVSGAPKVKAMELIDQLEVTRRGPYSGGFGGISFSGDMDIALALRTIVFPTSTRYDTMYSYKDVNTRREWVAHLQAGAGIVADSDPADEQRECENKAAALARAIDLAESAFLKK; encoded by the exons ATGATAGAGATGCTCCAAGCTTTTTGTTTGAATCAGTTGAGCCTGGATTGGATGCTTCCACAATT TGTCGTAGGAGCTCAACCAAGAATGGAGATTGTAGCTAAAGAGAACATGGTTACAATAATGGACCATTATGAAGGTCGTCGGATGGAGGAGATTGTGGAGGATCCAATGGAGGTTCCTAGAAAAATTATGGAGGGCTGGGAACCTCAACTTATTGACGAGCTTCCAGAAGCATTTTGTG GTGGATGGGTAGGCTATTTCTCATATGACACAGTGCGGTATGTAGAGAAGAAAAAGCTGCCTTTCTCTGGTGCTCCACCTGATGATAGGAATCTCCCTGATGTCCATTTAGGCCTTTATGATGATGTGATTGTATTTGATCACGTGGAAAAG AAAGCTTGTGTGATTCACTGGGTGCAATTAGACCGATTTTCTTCTGTCAAGGAGGCCTATGAGGATGGAATGAATCGACTGGAAAATATCTTATCAAGAGTGCATGATATTGCTCC ACCAAGGCTACCTGCAGGTTCAATAAAGTTGTTCACTCGTCTTTTTGGCCCTAAATTGGAGAATTCAAGCATGACGAGTGAAGAATACAAGGATGCAGTGTTACAGGCAAAGGACCATATTTTGGCTGGTGATATTTTCCAGATTGTATTAAGTCAGCGTTTTGAACGTCGGACATTTGCAGATCCTTTTGAAATTTACAGAGCTTTGAGGGTCGTCAATCCAAGTCCATACATGACATATTTACAA GCTAGAGGATGTATACTGGTTGCTTCTAGTCCTGAAATTCTTACACGTGTGAAGAAG GAGAAGATTACAAACCGACCCCTTGCTGGGACTGTTAGGAGAGGAAAGACCCCTAAAGAAGATCTAATGTTGGAAAAGGAgcttttgaatgatgaaaagcAATGTGCAGAGCACATTATGCTTGTTGACTTGGGGAGGAATGATGTGGGCAAG GTCTCCAAACCTGGTTCTGTGAAAGTTGAAAAGCTCATGAATATTGAACGATATTCCCATGTTATGCACATCAGCTCAACA GTCACTGGAGAGTTGCTTGATAATCTAACTAGATGGGATGTGTTGCGTGCTGCACTGCCTGTTGGTACTGTGAGCGGAGCACCAAAG GTGAAAGCCATGGAATTGATCGATCAGCTGGAAGTGACCAGACGTGGGCCTTACAGCGGTGGATTTGGAGGCATTTCATTTTCCGGTGACATGGACATCGCCCTTGCTCTTAGGACTATTGTCTTCCCCACCAGTACTCGTTATGATACAATGTATTCATACAAGGACGTGAACACTCGTCGAGAATGGGTAGCTCACCTCCAAGCTGGGGCTGGAATTGTGGCTGACAGTGATCCTGCAGACGAGCAGAGAGAGTGTGAGAACAAAGCAGCCGCACTTGCTCGTGCCATTGATCTTGCAGAGTCAGCATTTCTCaagaaatga
- the LOC7481484 gene encoding uncharacterized protein LOC7481484 has translation MPHVKNPQLDVRSEAFSFLGLPKVYIIHPAKFLTLQILNVSSSSTRPKLWPFCLLAMETLTGLYTKVFTKNNNKTLSPSRSAQLGRSDIGFSPSPSLKRAHFDHLALCRRRDAPLLVMKSHPASNAEVLTGFETAVSGNQKITPEKTVHVKFQLQKECMFGEQFLLVGEDPMIGMWDPSNAIPLDWSEGHTWSVELDVRIDLTMQYKFILKRSTGEILWQPGPDRIFKTWESSSSVVIAEDWENAGAQKIMEEQMINTPDLEPVGAGNVSLQGGEVMSDVNKDLMLSGHIACAEDKSNGKYEVVNGIAYPAEGHIINADIKLESGESFGSRKEVSVPADKNNCATPTCKNPVTMEDEETLLTCEQRTVLVPGLKSSTSSL, from the exons ATGCCACATGTCAAAAACCCACAACTTGATGTTAGATCCGAAGCCTTCTCATTCCTTGGTCTTCCCAAAGTGTATATAATACACCCCGCCAAGTTCCTCACTCTACAGATACTAAACGTCTCTTCTAGTTCAACAAGACCCAAGCTTTGGCCTTTTTGTTTGTTAGCAATGGAAACTTTAACTGGCTTGTACACTAAGGTCTtcacaaaaaacaataacaaaacttTATCACCATCAAGATCAGCTCAACTGGGTCGATCTGATATTGGCTTTTCTCCATCTCCAAGTCTAAAGAGAGCACATTTTGATCATTTGGCTTTGTGTCGACGCAGAGATGCTCCATTGCTGGTCATGAAATCCCATCCTGCATCTAATGCAGAG gTGTTGACTGGCTTCGAGACTGCAGTGTCCGGGAACCAAAAAATAA CACCAGAAAAAACTGTTCACGTGAAGTTCCAGTTGCAGAAGGAGTGCATGTTCGGTGAGCAATTTCTCCTGGTTGGGGAAGACCCAATGATTGGTATGTGGGATCCATCAAATGCCATACCACTCGACTGGTCAGAGGGACACACATGGAGTGTTGAGCTG GATGTGCGCATTGATTTGACGATGCAATACAAGTTTATTCTTAAAAGAAGCACGGGAGAAATTCTTTGGCAACCTGGTCCAGACAGAATATTCAAGACATGGGAAAGCAGTAGCAGTGTAGTGATTGCAGAGGATTGGGAAAATGCTGGAGCTCAAAAAATTATGGAGGAGCAAATGATCAATACTCCAGATTTGGAGCCTGTTGGTGCTGGAAATGTTTCTCTTCAGGGGGGAGAAGTTATGTCTGATGTCAACAAGGATTTAATGCTTTCAGGGCACATTGCCTGTGCAGAAGATAAATCAAATGGTAAGTATGAGGTTGTCAATGGGATTGCCTATCCAGCGGAGGGACATATAATTAATGCAGACATAAAACTTGAGTCAGGGGAATCTTTTGGTAGCAGAAAAGAGGTGTCAGTGCCAGCAGACAAGAATAACTGTGCAACTCCAACTTGCAAGAACCCAGTAACCATGGAGGATGAAGAAACCTTGTTGACTTGTGAACAACGCACTGTTCTTGTACCTGGTTTGAAATCCTCCACAAGCAGTCTCTAG
- the LOC7468568 gene encoding pentatricopeptide repeat-containing protein At2g29760, chloroplastic encodes MATLGNPLASVPISSNPTILTANNEQKSNPSTVPILIDKCANKKHLKQLHAHMLRTGLFFDPPSATKLFTACALSSPSSLDYACKVFDQIPRPNLYTWNTLIRAFASSPKPIQGLLVFIQMLHESQRFPNSYTFPFVIKAATEVSSLLAGQAIHGMVMKASFGSDLFISNSLIHFYSSLGDLDSAYLVFSKIVEKDIVSWNSMISGFVQGGSPEEALQLFKRMKMENARPNRVTMVGVLSACAKRIDLEFGRWACDYIERNGIDINLILSNAMLDMYVKCGSLEDARRLFDKMEEKDIVSWTTMIDGYAKVGDYDAARRVFDVMPREDITAWNALISSYQQNGKPKEALAIFRELQLNKNTKPNEVTLASTLAACAQLGAMDLGGWIHVYIKKQGIKLNFHITTSLIDMYSKCGHLEKALEVFYSVERRDVFVWSAMIAGLAMHGHGRAAIDLFSKMQETKVKPNAVTFTNLLCACSHSGLVDEGRLFFNQMRPVYGVVPGSKHYACMVDILGRAGCLEEAVELIEKMPIVPSASVWGALLGACRIYGNVELAEMACSRLLETDSNNHGAYVLLSNIYAKAGKWDCVSRLRQHMKVSGLEKEPGCSSIEVNGIIHEFLVGDNSHPLSTEIYSKLDETVARIKSTGYVSDESHLLQFVEEEYMKEHALNLHSEKLAIAYGLIRMEPSQPIRIVKNLRVCGDCHSVAKIISKLYNRDILLRDRYRFHHFSGGNCSCMDYW; translated from the coding sequence ATGGCAACCCTAGGGAACCCTCTTGCCTCTGTCCCAATTAGCTCAAACCCCACCATCTTAACTGCCAATAACGAACAGAAAAGCAATCCCTCCACAGTCCCAATACTCATTGACAAATGTGCCAACAAAAAACACCTGAAACAACTCCATGCTCATATGCTACGCACTGGTCTCTTCTTCGACCCTCCATCGGCTACCAAGCTCTTCACTGCATGTGCTTTGTCCTCTCCCTCGAGCCTCGATTATGCTTGCAAGGTGTTCGACCAAATTCCCCGACCAAATCTCTACACTTGGAACACCCTCATTCGTGCTTTTGCTTCAAGCCCCAAACCCATCCAAGGCCTCTTGGTATTTATCCAGATGCTTCATGAGAGCCAACGTTTTCCTAACAGTTACACTTTCCCTTTTGTTATTAAGGCTGCCACGGAGGTTTCTAGTTTACTTGCTGGACAAGCTATTCATGGAATGGTTATGAAGGCATCGTTTGGTTCGGATTTGTTTATTTCGAACTCACTTATTCATTTCTATTCCTCATTGGGGGATTTGGATTCGGCTTATTTAGTTTTTTCGAAGATTGTTGAGAAAGATATTGTATCATGGAATTCAATGATATCGGGGTTTGTGCAAGGGGGTAGCCCTGAGGAGGCATTGCAGTTgtttaaaagaatgaagatggaGAATGCGAGGCCCAATCGTGTGACAATGGTGGGAGTTTTATCAGCTTGTGCAAAGAGGATAGATTTGGAATTTGGTAGATGGGCTTGCGATTACATTGAGAGGAATGGGATtgatataaatttgattttgagtaATGCAATGCTTGATATGTATGTGAAATGTGGGAGCCTTGAAGATGCTAGAAGATTGTTTGATAAGATGGAGGAGAAAGATATTGTTTCGTGGACAACTATGATTGATGGGTATGCAAAAGTGGGTGATTATGATGCGGCTAGGAGGGTTTTTGATGTCATGCCCAGGGAAGATATTACTGCCTGGAATGCATTAATATCTTCTTATCAACAGAATGGGAAGCCAAAAGAGGCACTAGCCATTTTCCGTGAATTACAGCTTAATAAGAACACAAAACCAAACGAAGTTACACTTGCAAGTACCTTGGCAGCATGTGCTCAGCTGGGAGCAATGGATTTAGGTGGGTGGATTCATGTGTACATAAAGAAGCAAGGCATTAAGTTAAACTTCCATATCACAACCTCGCTTATTGACATGTATTCTAAGTGTGGCCATCTAGAGAAGGCACTTGAGGTGTTTTATTCTGTGGAAAGGAGAGATGTGTTTGTATGGAGTGCCATGATTGCTGGGTTGGCAATGCATGGGCATGGGAGAGCTGCTATTGATTTGTTCTCAAAGATGCAAGAAACTAAGGTAAAGCCCAATGCTGTGACATTTACCAATTTACTGTGCGCTTGTAGTCACTCGGGACTAGTGGATGAGGGCAGGTTGTTTTTCAATCAAATGAGGCCAGTTTATGGTGTTGTGCCTGGTAGCAAACATTATGCTTGTATGGTTGATATTCTTGGTCGTGCAGGCTGCCTTGAAGAAGCTGttgaattaatagaaaaaatgcCAATAGTCCCAAGTGCTTCTGTGTGGGGTGCTCTACTTGGAGCATGCAGAATTTATGGAAATGTTGAGCTCGCTGAAATGGCTTGTAGTCGTTTGCTTGAGACAGACTCCAATAATCATGGAGCTTATGTGCTCTTATCCAATATATATGCCAAAGCAGGCAAATGGGACTGTGTTTCTAGATTAAGGCAGCACATGAAAGTTTCTGGGTTGGAGAAGGAACCAGGTTGTAGCTCGATTGAGGTTAATGGCATCATTCATGAGTTTCTCGTTGGAGATAACTCTCACCCTCTCTCCACGGAAATCTACTCTAAGTTGGACGAGACTGTAGCTagaataaaatcaactggttaTGTGTCTGACGAGTCCCACCTTCTACAATTTGTTGAAGAAGAATACATGAAGGAGCATGCCCTTAACCTTCACAGTGAAAAATTGGCAATTGCCTATGGGCTTATTAGGATGGAACCATCACAACCAATTAGGATAGTGAAAAATCTTCGTGTTTGTGGAGACTGTCATTCAGTTGCTAAGATCATATCTAAACTTTATAATAGAGATATACTATTGAGAGATCGGTATCGGTTCCATCATTTCAGTGGAGGGAATTGCTCGTGTATGGATTACTGGTAA
- the LOC7468569 gene encoding UDP-glycosyltransferase 71K1 translates to MKQEELIFVPGPGIGHLASGLELAKRLLDHDDRLSITILVMNMPFTPSINSYTRSLTASQPRIKLVDLPEVDPPPSELLTKSPEAYICDFIESYIPHVKTTVTDIISSLSNSDVRVAGFILDFFCVSMIDIANEFSLPPYIFITSNAGFLGLMLNLPKRHDEISEVMQMSDPDSLIPGFFNPVPARVLPDAVFNKHGGYAAYVKVAQRFKDGKGIIVNTFAELEPFVLRSFSDDHRIPPVYPVGPVLHLKGQPHPEINQDQLDKIMKWLDEQPQSSVVFLCFGNFGSFSPLQVKEIALGIEQSGFKFLWSMRFPRSPSNQFMNPEDVLPEGFLERIEGRGIMCGWAPQVEVLAHKAIGGFVSHCGWNSILESLWYGVPIVTLPIYAEQQLNAFRMVKELGLSVELKLDYRVGGDLVTADEIAKSVICVMQSDSEVRKKVKEMSEKGRKAVMDGGSSFTSITQLIQDITGNN, encoded by the coding sequence ATGAAGCAAGAAGAGCTGATTTTTGTTCCAGGCCCCGGTATCGGTCACTTAGCATCAGGCCTTGAATTAGCAAAGCGCCTGCTCGACCATGATGATCGATTATCAATCACAATACTTGTTATGAACATGCCCTTTACTCCATCTATTAATTCATACACCAGATCACTCACTGCATCACAACCCCGCATCAAACTCGTTGATCTTCCCGAAGTGGATCCTCCCCCATCAGAGCTTTTAACGAAATCCCCAGAAGCTTATATCTGTGATTTCATTGAAAGTTACATACCCCATGTCAAAACTACTGTCACAGATATTATATCATCCCTGTCTAACTCGGATGTCCGAGTTGCCGGGtttattcttgatttcttttgcGTGTCCATGATTGACATTGCAAATGAATTCAGTCTCCCTCCTTATATCTTCATAACCTCCAACGCAGGATTCTTGGGTCTTATGCTAAACCTACCCAAACGCCATGATGAAATCAGCGAGGTGATGCAAATGTCTGATCCTGATTCGTTAATACCAGGTTTTTTCAATCCTGTTCCAGCACGAGTCTTGCCTGATGCTGTATTTAATAAACATGGTGGTTATGCTGCTTATGTTAAGGTTGCTCAAAGGTTCAAGGATGGAAAAGGTATAATCGTGAACACATTTGCTGAGCTGGAGCCTTTTGTGCTCAGGTCCTTCTCTGATGATCACCGAATCCCTCCAGTTTACCCTGTTGGGCCAGTGCTACACCTAAAGGGTCAGCCTCACCCTGAAATAAACCAGGATCAGTTGGACAAAATCATGAAATGGCTTGATGAACAGCCTCAATCATCTGTGGTGTTTCTATGCTTCGGAAACTTTGGGAGCTTTAGCCCCCTACAAGTGAAAGAAATAGCACTTGGCATCGAGCAAAGTGGGTTCAAATTCCTGTGGTCCATGCGTTTTCCACGCTCTCCGTCTAATCAGTTCATGAATCCTGAAGATGTGTTACCAGAAGGATTCTTGGAACGCATAGAAGGACGAGGAATTATGTGTGGATGGGCACCGCAGGTTGAAGTCCTAGCTCACAAGGCAATAGGAGGGTTCGTGTCTCATTGTGGGTGGAACTCCATCTTGGAGAGCTTGTGGTACGGTGTTCCTATCGTTACATTGCCTATATATGCTGAACAGCAGCTTAATGCATTTAGGATGGTGAAGGAATTGGGACTGTCAGTGGAGCTGAAACTGGATTACAGGGTAGGTGGTGATCTTGTGACTGCAGATGAGATAGCAAAATCTGTAATATGTGTTATGCAAAGTGATAGTGAGGTGAGGAAGAAGGTGAAAGAAATGAGCGAGAAAGGCAGGAAGGCTGTGATGGATGGTGGATCTTCTTTCACTTCTATCACACAACTCATCCAGGATATAACAGGAAACAACTGA
- the LOC7468572 gene encoding anthranilate synthase alpha subunit 2, chloroplastic isoform X1, with translation MCEVSQFPFSLPNKFSLKTMDKTLAVTHRLLPLSFRLPAASSVNFNVRLSRSSSRSLDLVGSRSHGCTLKCSASTLDNQVARFQEASKNGNLIPLYRYIFSDHLTPVLAYRCLVREDDRDAPSFLFESVEPGLDASTIGRYSVVGAQPRMEIVAKENMVTIMDHYEGRRMEEIVEDPMEVPRKIMEGWEPQLIDELPEAFCGGWVGYFSYDTVRYVEKKKLPFSGAPPDDRNLPDVHLGLYDDVIVFDHVEKKACVIHWVQLDRFSSVKEAYEDGMNRLENILSRVHDIAPPRLPAGSIKLFTRLFGPKLENSSMTSEEYKDAVLQAKDHILAGDIFQIVLSQRFERRTFADPFEIYRALRVVNPSPYMTYLQARGCILVASSPEILTRVKKEKITNRPLAGTVRRGKTPKEDLMLEKELLNDEKQCAEHIMLVDLGRNDVGKVSKPGSVKVEKLMNIERYSHVMHISSTVTGELLDNLTRWDVLRAALPVGTVSGAPKVKAMELIDQLEVTRRGPYSGGFGGISFSGDMDIALALRTIVFPTSTRYDTMYSYKDVNTRREWVAHLQAGAGIVADSDPADEQRECENKAAALARAIDLAESAFLKK, from the exons ATGTGCGAAGTCTCTCAGTTTCCCTTTTCTCTCCCTAACAAATTCTCTTTGAAGACCATGGACAAAACCCTAGCCGTCACTCATCGTCTGCTTCCGCTAAGTTTCCGCTTGCCTGCAGCTTCCTCTGTTAATTTCAACGTTAGACTTTCAAGGTCAAGCTCAAGGTCTCTTGATCTCGTTGGTTCAAGATCGCATGGCTGTACTCTAAAATGCTCAGCTTCAACACTTG ataacCAAGTAGCAAGATTTCAAGAAGCTTCAAAGAATGGGAATTTAATTCCTCTATACCGATATATATTCTCAGATCACCTAACTCCAGTGCTTGCTTACCGATGTCTGGTTAGGGAAGATGATAGAGATGCTCCAAGCTTTTTGTTTGAATCAGTTGAGCCTGGATTGGATGCTTCCACAATT GGGCGATATAGTGTCGTAGGAGCTCAACCAAGAATGGAGATTGTAGCTAAAGAGAACATGGTTACAATAATGGACCATTATGAAGGTCGTCGGATGGAGGAGATTGTGGAGGATCCAATGGAGGTTCCTAGAAAAATTATGGAGGGCTGGGAACCTCAACTTATTGACGAGCTTCCAGAAGCATTTTGTG GTGGATGGGTAGGCTATTTCTCATATGACACAGTGCGGTATGTAGAGAAGAAAAAGCTGCCTTTCTCTGGTGCTCCACCTGATGATAGGAATCTCCCTGATGTCCATTTAGGCCTTTATGATGATGTGATTGTATTTGATCACGTGGAAAAG AAAGCTTGTGTGATTCACTGGGTGCAATTAGACCGATTTTCTTCTGTCAAGGAGGCCTATGAGGATGGAATGAATCGACTGGAAAATATCTTATCAAGAGTGCATGATATTGCTCC ACCAAGGCTACCTGCAGGTTCAATAAAGTTGTTCACTCGTCTTTTTGGCCCTAAATTGGAGAATTCAAGCATGACGAGTGAAGAATACAAGGATGCAGTGTTACAGGCAAAGGACCATATTTTGGCTGGTGATATTTTCCAGATTGTATTAAGTCAGCGTTTTGAACGTCGGACATTTGCAGATCCTTTTGAAATTTACAGAGCTTTGAGGGTCGTCAATCCAAGTCCATACATGACATATTTACAA GCTAGAGGATGTATACTGGTTGCTTCTAGTCCTGAAATTCTTACACGTGTGAAGAAG GAGAAGATTACAAACCGACCCCTTGCTGGGACTGTTAGGAGAGGAAAGACCCCTAAAGAAGATCTAATGTTGGAAAAGGAgcttttgaatgatgaaaagcAATGTGCAGAGCACATTATGCTTGTTGACTTGGGGAGGAATGATGTGGGCAAG GTCTCCAAACCTGGTTCTGTGAAAGTTGAAAAGCTCATGAATATTGAACGATATTCCCATGTTATGCACATCAGCTCAACA GTCACTGGAGAGTTGCTTGATAATCTAACTAGATGGGATGTGTTGCGTGCTGCACTGCCTGTTGGTACTGTGAGCGGAGCACCAAAG GTGAAAGCCATGGAATTGATCGATCAGCTGGAAGTGACCAGACGTGGGCCTTACAGCGGTGGATTTGGAGGCATTTCATTTTCCGGTGACATGGACATCGCCCTTGCTCTTAGGACTATTGTCTTCCCCACCAGTACTCGTTATGATACAATGTATTCATACAAGGACGTGAACACTCGTCGAGAATGGGTAGCTCACCTCCAAGCTGGGGCTGGAATTGTGGCTGACAGTGATCCTGCAGACGAGCAGAGAGAGTGTGAGAACAAAGCAGCCGCACTTGCTCGTGCCATTGATCTTGCAGAGTCAGCATTTCTCaagaaatga
- the LOC7468571 gene encoding probable NAD(P)H dehydrogenase (quinone) FQR1-like 3 codes for MGTTKIYIVFYSLHGHVEIMAREIQRGANTVQGVEATLWQVPETLSNSILNKVKANPKADDVPVILPEQLLEADGFLFGFPSRFGVMASQFKAFFDATHELWATQALAGKPAGFFWSTGFYGGGQELAAFTAITQLAHHGMLFVPLGYTFGSGMFEMGEVKGGSSYGAGTFAADGSRQPSELELQQAFYQGKYVSEITKKLKG; via the exons ATGGGGACCACAAAGATCTACATAGT GTTTTACTCCTTACATGGACATGTAGAGATTATGGCACGAGAAATCCAGCGAGGAGCTAATACAGTTCAGGGTGTTGAAGCAACACTTTGGCAG GTACCTGAGACACTTTCCAACTCGATATTGAACAAGGTGAAGGCCAATCCTAAAGCAGATGATGTACCAGTTATTCTGCCAGAACAACTTTTGGAGGCTGATGGTTTTCTCTTTGGTTTTCCTTCTCGTTTTGGTGTGATGGCATCCCAATTCAAAGCCTTCTTTGATGCCACCCATGAGCTATGGGCAACCCAAGCTCTTGCTGGGAAACCTGCTGGATTCTTCTGGAGTACTGGTTTCTATGGTGGAGGCCAGGAACTTGCTGC ATTTACAGCCATAACGCAGTTAGCACACCATGGTATGCTATTTGTTCCTCTGGGGTACACCTTCGGCAGTGGCATGTTTGAGATGGGTGAAGTGAAAGGTGGGTCTTCTTATGGTGCTGGAACTTTTGCAGCAGATGGGAGCCGTCAACCCTCTGAATTAGAACTCCAACAGGCCTTTTACCAAGGGAAGTATGTTTCTGAAATAACGAAGAAGCTCAAAGGTTAG